A region from the Nostoc sp. HK-01 genome encodes:
- a CDS encoding ferric reductase domain-containing protein, with protein MVDLLLIAILGFLGSFGHCFGMCGPLTVAFSLSHKQNGQKSVSENSSTWQQQLKFHFLLNLGRMLSYALVGAGIGALGSVLFEGGQLAGIGSEFRRLMAMITGIMLIWFGLGQIKPNWLPHIPVLHPLLKSNLHDRLSTGMIKLSYQTKWWTPIFLGMTWGLMPCGFLYAAQIKAAETSNLWMGAATMLAFGSGTLPTMLGVGVSTSLISKDRRSQLFRLGGWVTLVIGTITLLRTGDTTVDYTGHAALFCLMLALIARPISNLWAAPMRYRRALGVGAFVLSVVHTTHMIEHSLQWNFAAFWFFPAEFRWGMAAGAVALILMTPAALTSWESLQKSWGKRWRQIHLLSVPALLLSTFHAVLIGSHYLGSLESTWANKLATLLLGITTLGVLLLRWLKAGGQREQESRGTGGE; from the coding sequence ATGGTAGATTTGTTGCTGATAGCAATCCTAGGGTTTCTAGGCAGTTTTGGGCATTGCTTTGGGATGTGTGGCCCTTTGACAGTAGCGTTTTCGTTGTCTCATAAGCAGAATGGACAAAAATCTGTCTCAGAAAACTCATCCACTTGGCAACAACAATTAAAATTTCACTTTTTGCTGAATCTCGGCAGAATGTTAAGCTATGCTCTGGTTGGCGCTGGCATTGGGGCTTTAGGTTCAGTATTGTTTGAAGGTGGACAACTAGCAGGTATTGGCAGCGAATTTCGTCGCTTGATGGCGATGATTACCGGGATAATGCTGATTTGGTTTGGCTTAGGACAAATTAAACCAAATTGGTTGCCCCATATTCCTGTATTACACCCTTTATTAAAAAGTAATTTACACGATCGCCTGAGTACAGGCATGATTAAACTTTCCTACCAAACCAAATGGTGGACACCGATATTTTTAGGGATGACTTGGGGTTTAATGCCTTGTGGTTTCTTGTATGCTGCTCAAATTAAAGCCGCAGAAACTAGTAACCTCTGGATGGGTGCAGCCACCATGTTAGCTTTTGGTTCAGGAACTTTACCCACCATGCTGGGGGTTGGTGTTTCGACTTCGTTAATTAGTAAAGATAGGCGCAGTCAATTATTTCGTTTAGGCGGTTGGGTGACACTGGTCATTGGCACAATTACTTTATTGCGGACTGGTGACACAACGGTAGATTACACCGGACACGCTGCCCTATTTTGTCTCATGTTAGCGCTGATTGCCCGCCCAATTAGTAACCTGTGGGCTGCACCGATGCGTTACCGTCGGGCTTTAGGCGTGGGTGCTTTTGTGTTATCTGTCGTTCACACCACCCACATGATTGAACATTCTCTGCAATGGAATTTTGCCGCTTTTTGGTTTTTTCCCGCAGAATTTCGCTGGGGGATGGCTGCGGGTGCTGTAGCATTGATATTAATGACCCCTGCTGCTTTAACTAGTTGGGAATCATTGCAAAAATCTTGGGGTAAGCGGTGGCGACAGATTCATCTTTTAAGTGTGCCGGCTTTACTCTTAAGTACCTTTCATGCAGTGTTGATTGGTTCCCATTACCTAGGTTCCCTAGAATCAACTTGGGCGAATAAATTAGCAACATTGCTGTTAGGAATTACCACTCTTGGTGTATTGCTGTTGCGTTGGCTCAAAGCAGGTGGGCAAAGGGAGCAGGAGAGCAGAGGAACAGGGGGAGAATGA
- a CDS encoding peptidase M28, producing MQKRIWLMLLALVVVVIVGSRSIAFNSFFLPRPASEIVEKIPAKQAQPQPPALEITPQVSAENLLNHIQQLNFQRYTTAERSRTRTYITTQLKKFGWKPQLEKFAEGVNIFAERLGTDKTAGTILVGAHYDTVASSPGADDNGTGVAVVLEVARLLGSQSTPRTLQLAFFDKEEAGLLGSKAFAAKAQRLENLSGVIVMDMVGYACYTPGCQQYPPGLPVSPPSDKGDFLAVVGDTEHLPLLSAFQNPQPANLPAVLTVPIPLKGLLTPDTLRSDHAPFWYQGIGAVLVTDTANLRTPHYHQSSDQPSTIERSFFAGAAQIVVNTTSALLQKSDSLATKTSL from the coding sequence ATGCAAAAACGGATTTGGCTGATGCTGTTGGCGCTGGTGGTAGTGGTCATAGTTGGAAGTAGAAGTATTGCGTTTAATAGTTTTTTTCTACCACGTCCTGCATCAGAGATTGTTGAGAAAATCCCAGCAAAACAAGCTCAACCACAGCCCCCAGCACTAGAAATTACGCCGCAGGTTTCTGCTGAGAATTTGCTTAACCACATTCAGCAGTTAAATTTTCAACGTTACACAACAGCAGAGCGATCGCGTACTCGTACATATATCACAACCCAATTAAAAAAATTCGGCTGGAAACCACAACTAGAAAAATTTGCTGAGGGTGTGAATATCTTTGCCGAACGTTTAGGTACTGACAAAACAGCAGGTACAATTCTTGTCGGCGCACATTACGATACTGTCGCTTCCTCTCCTGGGGCTGATGATAATGGTACTGGGGTAGCGGTTGTGCTAGAAGTTGCTAGATTACTTGGTTCACAATCCACACCACGAACTTTGCAGTTAGCTTTTTTTGACAAAGAAGAAGCAGGACTTTTAGGTAGTAAGGCTTTCGCCGCTAAAGCTCAACGCTTGGAGAATTTAAGCGGTGTGATTGTCATGGATATGGTTGGTTATGCTTGTTACACTCCTGGCTGTCAACAATATCCACCGGGTTTACCTGTGTCACCACCCAGCGATAAAGGTGACTTTTTAGCAGTGGTGGGTGATACAGAACATTTACCGTTGTTAAGTGCTTTTCAAAACCCACAGCCAGCTAATTTACCAGCAGTTCTCACAGTCCCCATTCCCCTAAAAGGATTACTCACCCCTGATACTCTGCGTAGTGATCATGCACCGTTTTGGTATCAAGGAATAGGTGCAGTTTTGGTGACGGATACGGCTAATCTCCGAACTCCCCATTATCATCAATCTAGTGATCAGCCGAGTACAATTGAGCGATCGTTTTTTGCAGGTGCAGCGCAGATTGTGGTTAATACTACCAGTGCTTTATTACAGAAAAGTGATAGTTTAGCCACTAAAACATCTCTTTGA
- a CDS encoding phycobilisome protein: protein MSIVTKSIVNADAEARYLSPGELDRIKSFVSGGAQRLRIAQVLTDNRERLVKQAGDQLFQKRPDVVSPGGNAYGQELTATCLRDLDYYLRLITYGIVAGDVTPIEEIGIIGVREMYKSLGTPIDAVSSGVAALKNAASTLLSAEDAAEAGAYFDYVVGSLA, encoded by the coding sequence ATGAGTATCGTCACGAAGTCCATCGTGAATGCTGATGCAGAAGCTCGCTACCTCAGCCCTGGCGAACTAGATCGGATCAAGAGCTTTGTTTCTGGTGGCGCACAACGCCTCCGCATCGCTCAAGTTTTAACCGACAACCGTGAGCGTCTAGTTAAGCAAGCTGGCGACCAATTGTTCCAAAAACGCCCTGACGTTGTATCCCCCGGTGGCAACGCTTACGGTCAAGAATTGACAGCTACCTGTTTGCGCGACCTAGACTATTACCTCCGTTTGATCACCTACGGAATCGTTGCTGGTGACGTTACACCCATCGAAGAAATCGGTATCATCGGTGTGCGTGAAATGTACAAATCTTTAGGCACTCCTATTGATGCTGTTTCCTCCGGCGTTGCTGCACTGAAAAATGCTGCTTCCACCCTTTTGTCCGCTGAAGATGCTGCTGAAGCTGGCGCTTACTTTGACTACGTAGTAGGTTCATTGGCGTAG
- a CDS encoding phycobilisome protein — MSVKASGGSSVARPQLYQTLAVATISQAEQQDRFLGSGELNELASYFASGAKRLEIAQVLTENSEIIVSRAANRIFVGGSPMAFLEKPQEQELALAAAVGTGRDVTESMRLGTVTYVESRGGFLENLRSIFNTSPSGPTPPGFRPINVSRYGPSNMAKSLRDLSWFLRYATYAIVAGDPNIIAVNTRGLREIIENACSGEATIVALQEIKAASLSYFRQDAEATNIVAQYMDVLLTEFKAPTPSTKLRQRPSSDQQGLQLPQIYFNAAERRPKFVMKPGLSAGEKNEVVKAAYRQIFERDITRAYSLSISDLESKVKNGDISMKEFVRRLAKSPLYQKQFYQPFINSRVIELAFRHILGRGPSSREEVQKYFSIISNGGLPKLVDALVDSDEYSDYFGEETVPYIRGLGQEAQECRNWGPQQDLFNYSAPFRKVPQFITTFAAYEQPLPDQHPYGSGNDPLEIQFGAIFPKETRNPSSRPAPFGKDTRRILIHQGPGINNQLSNPKARGVAPGTLGPKVFKLDQLPGTIGKKAAKGASVKFSESSTQAVIRAIYLQVVGRDVYEGQRLKVQEIKLENGEISVREFVRALAKSDLFRSLYWTPLYVCKAIEYIHRRLLGRPTYGRQENNKYFDIASKKGFYAVVDAILDSVEYSEAFGEDTVPYERYLTPGGVAQRQLRVGSIREDVVATKVEKQETPRFVELGAVSQNRTEPDIQFRVNQGVTKQREQTKVFKLVANTADKVAVQTLISAAYRQIFERDIAPYIAKNEFTVLESKLGNGEISVKEFIEGLGYSNLYLKEFYTPYPNTKVIELGTKHFLGRAPVDQAEIRKYNQILATQGLKAFIAALLNSAEYRQVFGEDTVPYRRFPTLPAANFPNTEKLYNQLTKQNDDVVVPSFKPVKARMDSANTPILAKAIADLAAQSRQMDKSQPLFIELGRSFNDGRGQSVEVGVGTSRRKPARIYRLTDGTSQAERQQIINAAYCQVLDIFSGQVPEYYRRSALDSKLRNGEISVREFVRELASSEIYRKRFYTPYPNTKVIEYLFRHLLGRAPATQGEIRQYNKLLADSGLRAAVEAIVDSPEYARYFGEDVVPYPRFPSLPAGNYLGSVQAAADLVKQSWSSLSPAVLTGRPSDR, encoded by the coding sequence ATGAGTGTTAAGGCGAGTGGTGGAAGCTCAGTTGCGCGTCCGCAACTATATCAAACCCTAGCTGTAGCAACCATTTCCCAAGCGGAACAGCAAGACCGCTTTTTGGGAAGTGGGGAATTAAATGAACTGGCAAGCTATTTTGCATCTGGTGCAAAACGGTTAGAAATTGCCCAGGTTCTCACCGAAAATTCCGAGATTATCGTATCTCGTGCTGCTAACCGGATCTTTGTCGGTGGTTCGCCAATGGCTTTTTTAGAAAAGCCACAAGAACAAGAATTGGCGTTGGCTGCTGCTGTAGGCACTGGTAGAGATGTTACAGAAAGCATGAGACTAGGAACTGTCACCTACGTTGAAAGTCGGGGTGGATTCTTAGAAAACTTGCGTTCTATCTTCAATACCTCACCTAGTGGCCCAACACCTCCAGGTTTCAGACCAATTAACGTTTCTCGTTATGGCCCAAGCAACATGGCCAAGAGCTTGCGGGACTTGTCCTGGTTCTTGCGCTATGCTACTTATGCGATCGTCGCTGGCGACCCCAACATCATTGCTGTGAACACAAGGGGTCTGCGCGAAATTATTGAAAATGCGTGTTCTGGTGAAGCAACCATCGTGGCTTTGCAGGAAATCAAGGCAGCATCTCTGTCTTACTTCCGCCAAGATGCTGAAGCGACAAATATTGTGGCGCAGTACATGGATGTGTTGCTGACAGAATTCAAAGCACCCACACCTTCGACCAAACTACGTCAACGTCCTTCTAGCGACCAACAAGGTTTACAACTGCCGCAGATTTATTTTAATGCCGCAGAACGTCGTCCCAAATTTGTGATGAAGCCTGGGTTGTCAGCCGGCGAAAAAAATGAGGTAGTCAAAGCAGCATATCGGCAAATATTTGAGCGCGATATTACCCGTGCTTACAGCTTGTCGATTTCTGATTTGGAATCCAAGGTGAAAAATGGCGACATCTCCATGAAAGAGTTTGTCCGCCGTTTGGCAAAATCTCCTCTTTACCAAAAACAGTTTTATCAGCCTTTTATTAACAGCCGCGTCATTGAACTAGCTTTCCGTCACATTTTAGGACGGGGGCCAAGTAGCCGTGAAGAAGTACAAAAATACTTCTCAATCATTTCCAACGGCGGTCTACCTAAGTTAGTTGATGCTCTGGTAGATTCGGACGAATACTCCGATTACTTTGGTGAAGAGACAGTACCTTACATTCGCGGTCTAGGTCAAGAAGCCCAAGAATGTCGTAACTGGGGGCCGCAACAAGACCTGTTTAACTACAGTGCGCCTTTCCGCAAAGTACCTCAGTTTATTACTACATTTGCGGCTTACGAACAGCCATTACCAGATCAACATCCTTACGGTTCTGGTAACGACCCATTAGAAATTCAGTTTGGGGCGATTTTCCCGAAAGAAACTCGCAACCCCAGCAGCCGTCCGGCTCCTTTTGGTAAGGATACAAGACGGATCTTGATTCACCAAGGGCCTGGGATTAATAACCAACTGAGCAATCCTAAAGCACGGGGCGTAGCGCCTGGTACTCTGGGGCCAAAAGTATTCAAACTAGATCAACTACCTGGCACTATTGGCAAAAAAGCAGCCAAGGGTGCAAGCGTTAAGTTCTCTGAAAGCTCCACACAGGCAGTAATTAGAGCAATTTACCTGCAAGTTGTTGGTCGTGATGTTTACGAAGGTCAACGTTTAAAAGTCCAAGAAATTAAGCTAGAAAACGGCGAAATTTCTGTACGGGAATTTGTGCGGGCTTTGGCTAAGTCTGATTTATTCCGCAGTTTGTACTGGACACCGTTGTATGTTTGTAAAGCGATTGAATACATTCACCGTCGCTTGTTAGGTCGTCCTACTTACGGTCGTCAAGAAAATAACAAATACTTCGATATTGCCTCGAAAAAAGGCTTTTACGCGGTAGTTGATGCCATCCTAGACAGCGTAGAGTACAGCGAAGCATTTGGTGAAGATACAGTTCCTTACGAACGCTATCTGACTCCTGGTGGTGTGGCGCAGCGACAACTACGTGTAGGTAGCATCCGCGAAGATGTGGTCGCCACGAAAGTTGAGAAGCAAGAAACACCACGCTTTGTGGAACTGGGTGCAGTTAGCCAAAATCGCACAGAACCCGATATTCAGTTCCGTGTGAATCAAGGTGTAACTAAGCAACGCGAACAAACTAAAGTCTTCAAACTGGTAGCTAATACCGCTGACAAAGTTGCCGTCCAAACTTTGATTAGTGCTGCTTACCGCCAGATTTTTGAACGCGATATTGCACCATACATCGCCAAAAATGAATTTACTGTCCTAGAAAGCAAGCTGGGTAACGGGGAAATTTCTGTCAAAGAATTTATTGAAGGTTTGGGTTATTCAAACCTGTACCTGAAGGAATTCTATACACCTTATCCCAACACCAAAGTAATTGAGTTGGGAACCAAGCACTTCTTAGGACGCGCACCTGTTGATCAAGCAGAAATCCGCAAGTATAACCAGATTTTGGCTACCCAAGGTCTGAAGGCGTTTATTGCTGCTTTATTGAACAGTGCTGAGTATCGCCAAGTATTTGGTGAAGATACAGTTCCTTACCGTCGCTTCCCAACTTTACCTGCGGCTAACTTCCCCAATACCGAGAAGCTTTACAATCAACTCACCAAACAAAATGATGATGTAGTTGTACCCAGCTTTAAGCCAGTCAAAGCACGGATGGATTCTGCCAATACCCCAATTTTGGCAAAAGCGATCGCAGATTTGGCAGCCCAATCTCGGCAAATGGATAAGAGCCAGCCGCTATTTATCGAATTAGGTCGTTCCTTTAACGATGGTCGCGGCCAATCGGTAGAAGTTGGTGTTGGTACTAGCCGTCGTAAACCGGCGCGAATTTACCGCTTAACAGATGGTACTAGCCAAGCAGAAAGACAGCAGATAATTAATGCTGCTTACTGTCAGGTATTGGATATATTTAGCGGTCAGGTTCCTGAGTATTACCGTCGTAGCGCACTCGACAGCAAACTGCGGAATGGCGAAATCTCAGTCCGCGAGTTTGTGCGCGAACTAGCAAGCTCAGAAATCTATCGCAAACGGTTCTATACGCCTTATCCCAACACCAAGGTAATTGAGTATCTATTCCGTCACCTGTTGGGTCGCGCACCAGCTACTCAAGGCGAAATTAGGCAGTATAACAAGTTGCTGGCTGATAGTGGTCTCAGAGCCGCTGTAGAGGCAATTGTTGATAGCCCAGAATACGCCCGCTACTTTGGTGAAGATGTGGTTCCTTACCCACGCTTCCCATCTCTACCCGCAGGTAACTACCTCGGTAGTGTCCAGGCTGCTGCTGACCTAGTGAAACAATCTTGGTCAAGTCTGTCTCCTGCTGTGTTAACCGGTCGTCCTAGCGATCGCTAA
- a CDS encoding allophycocyanin beta subunit, with protein MAQDAITAVINSADVQGKYLDTAALEKLKAYFGTGELRVRAATTISANAAAIVKEAVAKSLLYSDITRPGGNMYTTRRYAACIRDLDYYLRYATYAMLAGDPSILDERVLNGLKETYNSLGVPVGATVQAIQAIKEVTASLVGPDAGKEMGVYLDYISSGLS; from the coding sequence ATGGCTCAAGACGCAATTACCGCTGTCATTAACTCCGCAGACGTTCAAGGTAAATACCTCGACACAGCTGCTTTAGAAAAACTCAAAGCTTACTTCGGAACTGGTGAACTGCGCGTTCGTGCAGCTACCACTATCAGCGCTAACGCAGCTGCGATCGTTAAAGAAGCTGTTGCTAAGTCTTTGTTGTACTCTGATATCACCCGTCCCGGTGGTAACATGTACACCACCCGTCGTTACGCTGCTTGTATCCGTGACTTGGATTACTACCTCCGCTATGCTACCTACGCTATGCTGGCTGGCGATCCTTCCATCCTAGATGAGCGTGTATTGAACGGCTTGAAAGAAACCTACAACTCCTTGGGTGTACCCGTAGGCGCTACCGTACAAGCTATCCAAGCAATCAAAGAAGTAACCGCCAGCTTAGTCGGCCCCGACGCTGGTAAAGAAATGGGCGTTTACTTAGACTACATCTCCTCTGGCTTGAGCTAA
- a CDS encoding putative ammonia monooxygenase — MNQSLSVAPTQEELFHQNISDAKPQLIVRQLMVLSLEMLLALPLGLGLVKFHIGGIAWIFGGIAAGTIILQGCRIFYQYIPQPNRTARKVGMGLVGLTVGLSNSNSNLINLASGIPIFIVLTFFLLLCGSCIGYIYSRLSKTNLLTAMLATVPGGVGVMSSIAADYNKNVTLVALVQAIRVTCVVLVIPFIARTTVGNYWNSSTLPVKHTLLSLEPSQLGLLFVALLITALIVYLAITLKIPAGDFFGALLLGIFFNSCLNLLPFVSGADLSPQPLINIVGQMLLGITIGEYWGEKPAFGKRTVGCALISVALTLVAGAIAAMLAMQLTSWDWLTCLLVTAPGGSAEMILVSLALDHNVEIVTTGHLVRLIAINSSLPLWLFLFRRLDKCEV, encoded by the coding sequence ATGAATCAAAGCCTTAGTGTCGCTCCCACTCAGGAGGAACTTTTTCATCAAAATATTTCTGATGCTAAACCACAGCTAATTGTGCGTCAATTAATGGTTCTGTCCTTAGAAATGCTACTAGCGTTACCACTGGGTTTAGGCTTAGTAAAATTTCATATTGGCGGTATTGCTTGGATATTTGGTGGTATCGCCGCAGGTACAATCATCCTTCAAGGATGCCGAATTTTTTATCAATACATTCCCCAACCTAACCGAACTGCAAGAAAAGTCGGGATGGGACTTGTAGGATTAACTGTTGGTTTATCTAATAGCAATAGTAACTTGATAAATTTAGCTTCGGGGATTCCTATATTTATTGTTCTCACATTTTTTCTATTATTATGTGGTAGCTGTATTGGCTATATTTATTCCCGATTAAGTAAAACCAACTTATTAACAGCAATGCTGGCGACAGTTCCCGGTGGCGTGGGCGTAATGTCATCAATTGCTGCTGATTATAATAAAAATGTTACCTTGGTGGCTTTAGTTCAGGCAATTCGCGTTACTTGTGTAGTATTGGTAATTCCTTTTATTGCGAGAACAACTGTTGGTAATTATTGGAATTCATCAACACTTCCCGTTAAACATACTTTACTCAGCCTGGAACCATCGCAACTCGGACTATTATTTGTAGCATTGCTGATTACTGCATTGATAGTCTACCTAGCTATTACCTTAAAAATTCCCGCTGGTGATTTTTTTGGAGCGTTATTACTGGGAATATTTTTTAATTCTTGCCTAAATTTACTCCCTTTTGTCAGTGGGGCTGATTTGAGTCCACAACCATTGATTAATATAGTCGGTCAAATGCTGTTGGGAATTACCATCGGTGAGTATTGGGGAGAAAAACCCGCCTTTGGGAAACGAACTGTCGGTTGCGCTTTGATTTCTGTCGCCTTGACTCTTGTTGCAGGTGCGATCGCTGCTATGCTGGCAATGCAATTAACTTCTTGGGATTGGTTGACTTGTCTATTAGTCACAGCACCAGGTGGTTCCGCAGAAATGATTTTGGTTTCTTTAGCATTAGATCATAATGTGGAAATTGTCACCACAGGACATTTAGTCCGACTCATCGCTATTAACAGTTCCTTACCACTGTGGTTATTTTTATTTCGCCGTCTAGATAAGTGTGAAGTTTGA
- a CDS encoding phycobilisome linker domain-containing protein ApcC: MARLFKITACVPSQTRIRTQRELQNTYFTKLVPYENWFREQQRIQKMGGKIVKVELATGKQGTNAGLS, encoded by the coding sequence ATGGCGCGGTTGTTTAAAATTACTGCTTGCGTTCCAAGCCAAACCCGTATTCGTACTCAACGCGAACTACAAAATACCTATTTCACCAAATTGGTTCCCTACGAAAATTGGTTCCGCGAACAGCAACGGATTCAAAAAATGGGTGGCAAAATCGTTAAAGTGGAACTGGCAACTGGCAAGCAAGGTACCAACGCTGGCCTGTCCTAA
- a CDS encoding ankyrin encodes MEKIHIDVQQGNIAGVADKIANGVDIECLDEYSQQTPLMCAVSSPNAGVDMIRFLLEHGANVNAVEQESQNTVLGLAVQSGNLDKIQLILDAGADINYESPDGYDVLIHAMYGRDILRDENLISTLNLLISRGAAVNGMSSYGESAIKVAAHIGRFDAVKLLLNAGANPEQLGWTELMHAIVFGSLEQVKFLLEQRADQNVRDCWHRTPWLLSIQVGELPKAKLLLSAGANHNDVGNCGKTPLMYAIENNRLEVLEWLIAEGFDIEATDDFSNTALIIAAEHGATDCVKILLEAGANPSRINHCDDKAIKIATKTEIVRMLIASGEDVSDINNDMRRSLTGIDNNKFSLSQVTPEQYFAGKHPRFGKTNPELMEIPFWQAMICHGCSAYAAKNFFDDTENWQDKAWCYDRFGRTITQLPDGRIVEIAGEHEDYYDPDFCIYNDVVVYQGDGNFQIFGYPQDVFPPTDFHSATLVGEYIYIIGNLGYFGTRIYHETPVYRLHIHTFVIEKVETTGDKPGWISKHKAYYQEPDKIHITGGKLCVINNEKIEDYIDKSVDYVLDLIDLTWSRATV; translated from the coding sequence ATGGAAAAAATTCATATTGATGTACAGCAGGGCAATATTGCAGGAGTCGCAGATAAAATAGCCAATGGTGTTGATATTGAATGTCTAGACGAGTATTCCCAACAAACACCATTAATGTGTGCAGTTAGTAGTCCCAATGCAGGCGTTGATATGATTCGCTTCCTCTTAGAACATGGCGCGAATGTCAATGCTGTTGAACAAGAATCTCAAAATACCGTACTTGGGTTGGCTGTGCAGTCAGGAAATCTCGATAAAATCCAACTGATTCTCGATGCTGGAGCCGATATTAACTATGAAAGTCCCGATGGATATGATGTCTTAATTCATGCTATGTATGGTCGAGATATTTTGCGAGATGAAAACTTAATATCAACTTTGAATTTACTCATCTCTAGAGGTGCTGCTGTCAATGGTATGAGTAGCTACGGTGAATCTGCAATCAAAGTAGCGGCTCATATTGGGAGATTTGATGCTGTCAAATTATTATTGAACGCAGGTGCTAACCCAGAGCAACTGGGATGGACAGAATTAATGCACGCTATAGTTTTTGGCAGCCTAGAGCAAGTAAAGTTCTTGCTAGAGCAAAGAGCAGATCAAAATGTACGTGATTGTTGGCATAGAACCCCTTGGTTATTGAGTATTCAAGTGGGTGAATTACCTAAAGCCAAATTACTCCTATCTGCGGGAGCAAATCACAACGATGTAGGAAACTGCGGAAAAACGCCGTTAATGTATGCAATAGAAAACAATAGGCTAGAAGTCTTAGAGTGGCTAATTGCCGAGGGATTTGATATTGAAGCCACCGATGACTTTAGTAACACTGCATTAATCATCGCAGCAGAGCATGGTGCTACTGATTGCGTCAAAATTTTACTAGAAGCTGGTGCAAACCCCAGCAGAATAAATCATTGCGATGACAAAGCTATTAAGATAGCGACAAAGACGGAAATTGTCAGAATGTTAATTGCATCTGGTGAAGATGTGAGCGATATTAACAATGATATGCGGCGATCGCTCACCGGAATTGACAACAACAAATTTTCATTATCACAAGTAACTCCAGAGCAATATTTTGCTGGCAAACATCCGCGCTTTGGCAAAACTAATCCAGAATTGATGGAAATACCTTTTTGGCAGGCCATGATTTGTCATGGTTGTTCTGCTTATGCAGCTAAAAATTTTTTTGATGATACAGAAAATTGGCAAGATAAAGCATGGTGCTATGACCGATTTGGCAGAACAATTACGCAATTACCAGATGGCAGAATTGTCGAAATTGCTGGTGAACATGAAGACTACTATGACCCTGATTTTTGTATATATAACGATGTTGTAGTTTATCAAGGTGATGGTAATTTTCAGATTTTTGGTTATCCTCAAGATGTATTTCCACCAACTGATTTTCATTCTGCCACATTAGTTGGAGAATACATATATATCATTGGCAATTTAGGATATTTCGGTACAAGAATTTATCATGAAACTCCAGTTTATAGATTACATATCCACACATTTGTCATAGAAAAAGTAGAAACAACTGGAGATAAACCAGGATGGATCAGTAAACACAAAGCTTACTACCAAGAACCAGATAAAATACATATTACTGGCGGTAAATTATGTGTGATTAATAATGAAAAAATAGAAGATTATATAGATAAATCAGTTGATTACGTATTAGATTTAATTGACTTAACTTGGAGCCGCGCAACTGTTTAA